CGGCACGGCTCTGGCGGAGTCCATGCACGGCGCGGGGTCGCCTCAGGCCCAGCGCATCATGATTTACCGCAACGCCAACCTGAAGCACAAGATCAAACTGGCGGAGTTTCTGTCCGGGGTTTCAGACGAAGAAGCCTGAAAAAAAACGTAACACGGAAAAGCGTAATAAGAAAAGGCGTGGCGCAGAATTCTCACAGAGGGATTTTTATGAAAAGTTTCGATTACTTCTGTTTTGATTGCTTCTGTTTCGAGAACTTTATTTCAAAATTTCGAAGGAGGTATTCTGAATGAGGAGTTGCAGGTCGATTGGAGCGTTATTGGCAGCAGTGCTGGTGTTGACGATGGGGGCCGCCGCGCTGGGGGCGGAAAGTGAAATCCGCCTGGGCGTCGTCGCCCCGGTCACCGGACAGATCGCCATCACGGGGCAGTACATGCGCAACGGCGTCGAGCTGGCCGTCAAAGAGTTCGCCCCGGATGGAGTGAGCGTGGGCGGGAAAAAACTGCCGGTGCGCATCATCGTGGAGGACAACGAGAACAAGCCCGAAACCACGGCCAATGCTTTCCGCAAGCTGATCGATCAGGACGAGGTCTGCGCCATCGTGGGCCCCGACGCGTCCACGGTTTCCCTGGCGGGAACCCCCATCGCTCAGGCCGCCGGAATCCCCGTCGTGACCACGTTCCCCACGAACCCAAGGGTCACGCAGGTGGGAGACTACATTTTCCGCGCCTGTTTCATCGACCCCTTCCAGGGCTACATCATGGCCAAGTACACCTGGGAAACCCTGGGTAAAAAGAAGGCCGCCATCCTTTACAACAACGGCAACGACTACTCCAAGGGGCTGACCGAGTTCTACACCGAATCCTTTGAGAAATTCGGCGGCAAAGTCGTGGCGGTGGAGGCCTACGGCGGCGGCGACATCCGGGACTTCAACGCCCAGCTCAACAACATCAAGGGCACGGACGCCGAAATTCTTTTCATGCCCAACTCCTTCCACGAGGCGGGGCTCGCCATGAATCAGGCCCGCAAGGCCGGAATCACCATCCCCTTCCTCGGCAGCGACACCTGGGACACGCCCGACATCGTACAGATCGCCTCCGGAGCTGAAGAGGGCAGCATTTACGACTGCGCCTTTTCCGCCGAGTCCACCGTCCCCGAGGCCGCGGCCTTCACGAAAGCCTATCAGGACGCCTACAAACAGCTCCCGAACTCCAACGCGGTGCTGGCCTACGAGGCCACGGCCATCATCCTCAAAGCCATCGAAAAGGCCGGTTCTCTGGATGGAGCGGCCATTCGCGACGCCATTCGTCAGACGGAGCTGAAACTGCCCTCCGGCGTGATCAAGTTCGACGAAAACCGCAATCCCACCAAAGGCGCCGTTCTTCTGCAGTTCACCGGCGGAGTCGCCCGCTATCTGACAACCGTCAACCCCTGAGGCTTGAACCGATTTTGCCGGGCATGGGCCGTTTATTCCCATGCCCGGATTTCTGCCGGAGGGAGGATTTCAGGTGGAAAATTTCATACAACTTTTGATCTTCGGAATTCAGCTTGGAGTCATCTACGCACTGATCGCCCTGGGATACACCATGGTCTACGGCATCATCAAGCTCATCAACTTCGTTCACGGTGACATCGTCATGATCGGCGCCTTTTCCGCCTTTTTCGTCGCGCAGTTTCCCGGGGTCGGCTTCATGACGGCCATGCTCACGGCCATGTTGGTGGGGGCCGTGGTGAGCGTCATCGTGGAGCTGACGGCCTACCGCCCCATGCGCAACAGGCCGCGGCTCTCGGTTCTGATCACGGCCATAGGCGTGTCCATCTTTCTGGAGAACCTCTGCCGGCAGCTTCCGGTTATTGGTCCGAATTACCGGCCTTTCCCCTCTCTGATTCCCTTCATGAACTTTCCGGTCTACGGAAAGGCGGTCATCACCAGCATACAGATCACCAACATCGTGGCTTCCGTGATTCTCCTGGCGCTTCTGATGTGTATCGTCCAGTACACGAAGCTGGGCCGGGCCATGCGGGCCGTGGCCTTCAACCGCGACGCCGCCGCGCTCATGGGAATCAACGTCAACAGGGTAATATCCATGACCTTCTTCATCGGCGCGGCTCTGGCCGGGGCGGGAGGAGTTCTTTACTCCCTCACCTACCCGATGATCGACGTTCTCATGGGGGTCTGGCTGGGAACAAAAGCTTTCATCGCCGCCGTCCTCGGGGGCATCGGCTCTCTTCCCGGCGCTCTTTTGGGCGGCCTGATCATGGGAATCGTCGAGGTTTTCGCCACAGCGATCTACTCGGAACTGGGGTACGGATCGGGATTCATCATTCTGATTCTGATTCTGCTCTTCAGGCCGGCGGGACTCTGCGGCAAAACCACGGTCGAAAAAGTGTAGGGAGCGAAAGACCATGCAAAGGTTGAAATCCTGCCTTCCGCTTTTCGGAGTCGTCGCGTTCTACCTTTTCGTGACCGGCCTGAGAAGCGGCGGCTACATCAAGGCTTATTACGTTCAGGTGCTGATGTTCGCCTTCATCAACGCCATGGTGACCATGGGACTGAACCTGGTGAACGGCGTTTCGGGGCAGTTTTCCATCGGGCAGGCGGGGTTCGTGGCCATCGGCGCGTACGCATCGGC
This DNA window, taken from Synergistaceae bacterium, encodes the following:
- a CDS encoding ABC transporter substrate-binding protein, producing MRSCRSIGALLAAVLVLTMGAAALGAESEIRLGVVAPVTGQIAITGQYMRNGVELAVKEFAPDGVSVGGKKLPVRIIVEDNENKPETTANAFRKLIDQDEVCAIVGPDASTVSLAGTPIAQAAGIPVVTTFPTNPRVTQVGDYIFRACFIDPFQGYIMAKYTWETLGKKKAAILYNNGNDYSKGLTEFYTESFEKFGGKVVAVEAYGGGDIRDFNAQLNNIKGTDAEILFMPNSFHEAGLAMNQARKAGITIPFLGSDTWDTPDIVQIASGAEEGSIYDCAFSAESTVPEAAAFTKAYQDAYKQLPNSNAVLAYEATAIILKAIEKAGSLDGAAIRDAIRQTELKLPSGVIKFDENRNPTKGAVLLQFTGGVARYLTTVNP
- a CDS encoding branched-chain amino acid ABC transporter permease; the encoded protein is MENFIQLLIFGIQLGVIYALIALGYTMVYGIIKLINFVHGDIVMIGAFSAFFVAQFPGVGFMTAMLTAMLVGAVVSVIVELTAYRPMRNRPRLSVLITAIGVSIFLENLCRQLPVIGPNYRPFPSLIPFMNFPVYGKAVITSIQITNIVASVILLALLMCIVQYTKLGRAMRAVAFNRDAAALMGINVNRVISMTFFIGAALAGAGGVLYSLTYPMIDVLMGVWLGTKAFIAAVLGGIGSLPGALLGGLIMGIVEVFATAIYSELGYGSGFIILILILLFRPAGLCGKTTVEKV